One Ignavibacteria bacterium genomic window carries:
- a CDS encoding O-antigen ligase family protein: protein MLKKDTAYKLFMVAWVYFLLITIIDFHYPLGKNYIPIINFSKIQNFKFIPFVIIALLILPLNAYKSQINHHLFKIFLVITILIISGFVSASLSENPRVGFAFMTRFTIYFLILLYLVFALKYFAGLNEFLIKSFVYVNLFIIIACIMDFYVPAFHQLLVDYFGRPLVKHSFIKYNDEILMRPMGFITESNLAALSITLASLLMLLNNKKFNQYFRICFYVLGSFALGMLVSRSSLIFCIIILIYLFFSKAVTRKELYIYAAIYIIVQLITPQTQSRILQFFDKKQMQEEVSVGRPLIWEADFNAFRTNPVFGVGPDCFFHSSQDYLRQVLISKNINIDNPSEPNYFEINSVNPHSLILAILTEGGIIGFIIFIILILLIFLYYLKKKLYTSMVFFINLLIAAAVSSYAPYYTYFLLISVIFFILSLNNMCIKDKDSNV, encoded by the coding sequence ATGCTTAAAAAAGATACTGCATATAAACTTTTCATGGTTGCGTGGGTTTATTTTTTATTAATCACGATAATAGATTTTCATTATCCATTGGGAAAAAATTACATACCTATAATAAATTTTTCCAAAATCCAAAATTTTAAATTTATCCCTTTTGTGATTATTGCATTATTAATTCTTCCGTTAAACGCATACAAATCTCAAATAAATCACCATTTATTTAAAATTTTTCTTGTCATTACAATATTAATAATTTCAGGATTTGTTTCAGCAAGTTTATCCGAAAACCCGCGTGTTGGGTTTGCATTTATGACAAGGTTTACAATTTATTTCTTGATATTGTTATATCTTGTATTTGCATTAAAATATTTTGCGGGGTTAAATGAATTTCTTATTAAGAGTTTTGTGTATGTTAATCTCTTTATAATCATTGCGTGTATTATGGATTTTTATGTCCCTGCTTTTCATCAGCTTTTGGTAGATTATTTCGGAAGACCGCTTGTTAAACATTCTTTCATTAAGTATAATGATGAAATTTTGATGCGTCCCATGGGGTTTATTACCGAATCAAATCTTGCCGCACTCAGCATAACTCTTGCGAGCTTGCTTATGCTGCTTAATAATAAAAAATTCAATCAGTATTTCAGAATATGTTTTTATGTTCTGGGCAGCTTTGCGTTGGGAATGCTGGTATCGCGCAGTTCACTTATTTTCTGTATTATAATTCTTATATATCTCTTTTTTTCAAAAGCTGTTACCAGAAAAGAACTATATATTTATGCGGCCATCTATATTATCGTTCAGCTTATTACTCCGCAGACTCAATCGAGAATATTGCAGTTCTTCGATAAAAAACAGATGCAAGAGGAGGTCTCTGTAGGTAGACCTTTAATCTGGGAAGCTGACTTCAATGCTTTTAGAACTAATCCTGTTTTTGGTGTCGGACCCGATTGCTTTTTTCATTCAAGCCAGGATTATCTTCGTCAGGTGCTTATTTCAAAAAATATTAATATAGATAATCCTTCTGAACCTAATTATTTTGAAATTAACAGCGTAAATCCTCACAGCTTAATACTTGCAATTCTAACTGAAGGCGGTATTATCGGATTTATAATCTTTATAATTCTTATCCTGTTAATTTTTTTATATTACTTAAAGAAAAAGCTTTATACTTCAATGGTTTTTTTTATTAATTTATTGATTGCGGCAGCAGTTTCAAGTTATGCTCCATATTATACATATTTTTTATTAATCAGTGTAATATTTTTTATCCTTTCACTTAACAATATGTGCATTAAAGATAAAGACAGTAATGTTTAA
- the accC gene encoding acetyl-CoA carboxylase biotin carboxylase subunit produces the protein MFKKILIANRGEIAVRVINTAREMGIKSVAVYSDFDKNSLNVRLADEAFHIGESPASKSYLLADKIIDVAKKSGAEAIHPGYGFLSERSYFAEMCEKSGIKFIGPSSKAIDFLGSKTNAKKIAVDAKVPIVPGTVTPLKDFNEANDIAKKIGYPVLIKASAGGGGKGMRIVQSEDELESMFRMAQNEARSSFGDDSVFIEKYILAPRHVEFQILADEHGNVIHLGERECSMQRRLQKVIEETPSTIIDDELRKKMGDCAVQLAKEANYSNAGTIEFIVDKNKNFYFLEMNTRLQVEHPITEMRTGIDLVKEQLKVAYGEKLSFKQEDIKFKGHSIECRISAEDPDNNFIPSTGKITYLSRLLGNGLREDTGIEQGDEVSVYYDSMIAKLVSYADTREQAIEKMKRGLESYLLDGIKTNISFLYSLLECPEFINGGYDTQFIEKTFLERYKNSTKDKFDNEDAEAAAFVAVLMQRESKNDVANNNSVLKQTSKWKEQNLKYYR, from the coding sequence TTGTTTAAAAAAATCTTAATAGCAAACCGTGGTGAAATTGCAGTCCGCGTGATAAATACAGCACGCGAAATGGGTATAAAATCTGTTGCGGTTTATTCTGATTTCGATAAAAATTCACTTAATGTCCGTCTTGCTGATGAAGCATTTCATATAGGCGAATCACCTGCCTCAAAAAGTTATTTGCTTGCTGACAAAATAATTGACGTTGCAAAAAAATCCGGGGCGGAAGCAATTCATCCCGGGTATGGGTTTTTATCCGAACGAAGTTATTTTGCAGAGATGTGTGAGAAATCGGGAATAAAATTCATAGGTCCTTCCTCAAAAGCAATTGATTTTCTCGGAAGCAAAACTAACGCAAAGAAAATTGCGGTTGATGCAAAAGTACCGATCGTTCCGGGAACTGTAACCCCACTGAAAGATTTTAATGAAGCAAATGATATTGCTAAAAAAATAGGTTACCCTGTTCTGATAAAAGCATCTGCAGGCGGCGGCGGAAAAGGAATGAGAATTGTTCAGAGTGAAGACGAACTTGAAAGTATGTTCCGCATGGCGCAGAACGAAGCACGTTCGTCTTTCGGTGATGACAGTGTGTTTATCGAAAAATATATTCTTGCACCAAGACATGTAGAATTTCAGATTCTTGCAGATGAACACGGTAACGTTATTCATCTCGGCGAGCGCGAATGCTCGATGCAAAGACGCTTGCAAAAAGTAATTGAAGAAACTCCCTCGACAATCATCGATGATGAGCTGCGAAAAAAAATGGGTGATTGCGCAGTGCAGCTTGCGAAAGAAGCGAATTATTCAAACGCAGGAACAATTGAGTTCATCGTAGATAAAAACAAAAATTTTTATTTCCTCGAAATGAATACCCGTCTGCAGGTTGAGCATCCGATTACTGAAATGCGAACCGGCATTGACTTGGTGAAAGAGCAGTTAAAAGTAGCTTACGGCGAAAAGCTTTCATTCAAACAAGAAGACATAAAGTTCAAAGGACATTCAATTGAATGCAGGATAAGCGCCGAAGACCCTGACAATAATTTTATTCCTTCGACAGGAAAAATAACTTACCTGAGCAGATTGCTTGGCAATGGTCTGCGTGAAGACACAGGAATTGAGCAGGGTGATGAAGTATCGGTTTATTATGACTCAATGATTGCAAAGCTTGTATCGTATGCAGATACTCGAGAACAAGCAATTGAAAAAATGAAACGCGGTCTTGAAAGCTATTTGCTGGACGGGATTAAAACCAATATTTCGTTTTTATACAGCCTGCTTGAATGTCCTGAGTTCATAAACGGGGGTTATGACACACAGTTCATAGAAAAAACTTTTTTAGAAAGATATAAGAATAGTACAAAAGATAAATTTGATAACGAAGACGCGGAAGCAGCAGCTTTTGTTGCGGTGTTAATGCAAAGAGAAAGTAAAAATGATGTTGCGAATAATAATTCTGTTCTGAAACAAACATCAAAATGGAAAGAACAGAATCTGAAGTATTATAGATAA
- a CDS encoding acetyl-CoA carboxylase biotin carboxyl carrier protein subunit, with protein MTKYLINNKKVNLDTDSINIDGKSFPFEYEKLSENFASVKINNKNYIVNIEQEGDNLRLRIKNEVYNITCKSETDLIKERLTGGRNHRKINNDIKSPMPGAIVKLNVKENDELKQGDVLLVLEAMKMENEIKAPFDCRIKKIFIEEKKNVDKNQLLISLECK; from the coding sequence ATGACCAAATATTTAATAAACAATAAAAAAGTAAACCTCGACACCGATTCAATCAACATCGATGGTAAGTCTTTTCCGTTTGAGTATGAAAAGCTTTCGGAAAATTTTGCTTCGGTGAAAATTAACAACAAGAATTACATTGTGAATATTGAACAAGAGGGTGATAATTTGAGATTGCGTATTAAAAACGAAGTATATAATATTACTTGCAAAAGCGAGACGGACTTAATAAAAGAGCGGCTCACGGGCGGCAGAAATCACCGGAAAATCAATAATGATATTAAATCTCCGATGCCCGGTGCAATTGTTAAACTTAACGTTAAAGAGAATGATGAGCTGAAACAAGGTGATGTTTTGCTTGTGCTTGAAGCGATGAAAATGGAAAATGAAATAAAAGCACCTTTCGATTGCAGAATTAAAAAAATATTCATCGAAGAAAAAAAGAACGTTGATAAAAATCAGCTCCTGATTTCTTTAGAATGTAAATAA
- a CDS encoding YIP1 family protein, giving the protein MEENNQVTGEEITQQVEPLSKFEAISGVITAPSDTFETIAVTPKTNYWIMPTLLFMVAALIGAFLFLNDTELVTKTMDKRKADIQKGLDEKVKAGDLTQEQADQQMAVTEPFLDPNGWFVKVTGYGANIISPFFLLFFMSVLILIIMKIMRSPISFYNILNVVGLSLTIFAISSVVTSIISVLMGDLQTLGPGLILSEESVGAKAYAVLSGIDVFSIWAIAVMSIGLSKLGKVSLTSVAVTLYGVWLLLTVVRGLLT; this is encoded by the coding sequence ATGGAAGAAAATAACCAAGTAACCGGAGAAGAAATAACCCAGCAAGTTGAACCTCTGTCCAAATTTGAGGCAATATCGGGTGTAATTACGGCTCCTTCAGATACTTTTGAGACCATTGCGGTTACTCCTAAGACGAATTATTGGATTATGCCTACTCTTTTATTTATGGTTGCAGCTCTTATTGGCGCATTTTTATTTCTTAATGATACGGAGCTTGTGACTAAAACCATGGATAAGCGTAAAGCTGACATTCAAAAAGGTCTCGATGAAAAAGTAAAAGCAGGCGATTTAACACAAGAGCAGGCAGACCAGCAAATGGCCGTTACCGAACCATTCCTCGACCCTAACGGTTGGTTCGTTAAAGTAACCGGATACGGAGCAAATATAATTTCACCGTTTTTTCTTTTATTCTTTATGAGTGTTTTGATTTTAATAATTATGAAAATTATGAGAAGTCCCATCTCATTTTATAACATATTAAATGTTGTGGGTTTGTCGTTGACTATATTTGCTATCAGTTCAGTGGTAACAAGCATCATCTCGGTTCTGATGGGTGATTTGCAGACATTAGGTCCGGGTTTAATTTTAAGTGAAGAATCGGTTGGAGCAAAAGCGTATGCCGTTCTTTCAGGAATCGATGTTTTTTCAATCTGGGCAATTGCCGTTATGTCCATAGGATTGTCTAAGCTTGGCAAGGTTTCATTGACTTCAGTTGCTGTTACATTATATGGGGTATGGCTTCTCTTAACAGTAGTAAGAGGTTTATTAACATAA
- a CDS encoding glycosyltransferase family 9 protein, with product MFKDVKKILIVKLCCFGDIVFITPAICALRKRFPKAEITLLYSEWVKDLIPYLPYINNSINFENPFEKNKIKLLAGGLKILRMLRKEKFDLAFLGHTDNRFGLLLKLAGIKYRLGFSETKHLNYTAPFNYNLKESKRYLTILENNGITDCDDNLVLKPSKNKNELKKQNGFNENDLVIGMFPFGGINPGTDMNIKRWSLHKYIELTQRIKNKFSNVKIIFFEGKLPEESIKEDIKTEFDKDIKITKINIDLISMCDIFISNDTGPLHIASGFGVNTIGIFGPSDPNLVAPESTGTVIHKNIWLNIACSPCYTPETARDKNNPKYWCDDKFICYMIDNACMRDISVEMVFEEFKELIKNFKMSP from the coding sequence ATGTTTAAAGATGTAAAAAAAATATTGATTGTTAAGTTGTGCTGTTTCGGTGATATAGTATTCATCACTCCTGCTATATGCGCATTAAGAAAAAGATTTCCTAAGGCCGAAATTACTTTACTGTATTCCGAGTGGGTAAAAGATTTAATTCCCTATCTGCCTTATATTAATAATTCAATAAACTTTGAAAACCCGTTTGAGAAAAACAAAATAAAATTATTAGCGGGCGGCCTTAAAATTTTAAGAATGCTCAGAAAAGAAAAATTTGATTTAGCATTTCTTGGTCATACGGATAACCGCTTCGGATTATTGCTAAAGTTAGCGGGAATAAAATACCGCCTTGGTTTTTCTGAAACAAAGCATCTCAATTATACCGCACCGTTTAATTACAACTTAAAAGAATCTAAAAGATATTTAACAATATTAGAAAATAACGGCATTACAGATTGTGACGATAATTTGGTATTAAAGCCATCAAAAAATAAAAATGAATTAAAAAAGCAAAACGGATTTAATGAAAATGACTTAGTAATCGGAATGTTTCCTTTCGGCGGAATCAATCCCGGAACAGATATGAACATAAAGCGCTGGTCACTTCATAAGTATATTGAACTGACACAAAGAATTAAAAATAAATTTTCGAACGTCAAAATTATTTTTTTTGAAGGAAAACTGCCGGAAGAAAGCATAAAAGAAGATATAAAAACTGAATTTGATAAAGATATTAAAATTACTAAAATTAACATAGACCTAATCTCAATGTGTGATATTTTTATTAGCAATGATACGGGTCCTTTGCATATTGCAAGCGGTTTCGGTGTTAATACAATCGGAATTTTTGGACCGTCCGACCCGAATCTTGTCGCACCTGAATCAACCGGCACTGTCATTCATAAAAATATCTGGCTTAATATTGCATGCAGTCCGTGCTATACACCTGAAACTGCCCGTGATAAAAATAATCCTAAATACTGGTGTGATGATAAATTTATTTGTTATATGATTGATAATGCCTGCATGAGAGACATAAGTGTTGAAATGGTTTTTGAGGAGTTTAAAGAATTAATTAAAAATTTTAAAATGTCACCCTGA
- the nadD gene encoding nicotinate-nucleotide adenylyltransferase — MKRYGIFGGAFNPPHIAHSIMAEDVREQMHLDKIIFIPSGNPPLKEGIEVASPEHRLNMAKLAFENDKNFEVSDIEMKDLTKKSYTVDTLIKLKEQHKDDFINFYLILGVDNLLDFPKWKNPEKLFLLSEVIVINRPNFYVNEVNPEYSRRVKYLSVLNIEISSSIIREYIRNGKSIKYLVHPEVENYIYKNKLYI, encoded by the coding sequence ATGAAACGTTACGGTATATTTGGCGGAGCATTTAATCCTCCGCATATTGCGCATTCAATAATGGCAGAAGATGTTCGCGAACAAATGCATCTTGATAAAATTATCTTTATTCCATCAGGCAATCCCCCGCTTAAAGAAGGCATTGAAGTTGCGTCGCCTGAGCACCGTCTCAATATGGCTAAGCTTGCTTTCGAAAATGATAAAAATTTTGAAGTGAGTGATATTGAAATGAAAGATTTAACAAAAAAATCATATACTGTTGACACTTTAATCAAACTTAAAGAGCAACATAAAGATGATTTTATAAATTTTTATCTGATTTTGGGAGTAGATAACCTGCTTGATTTTCCTAAATGGAAGAATCCGGAGAAGCTTTTTCTGCTTTCCGAAGTAATTGTAATTAACCGACCAAATTTTTATGTTAATGAAGTAAATCCTGAATATTCGCGGAGAGTAAAATATCTCAGCGTTCTTAATATCGAAATTTCCTCATCTATCATAAGAGAATATATCAGGAACGGCAAATCAATTAAATATCTTGTTCATCCTGAAGTAGAAAATTACATTTATAAAAACAAATTATACATTTAA
- a CDS encoding GIY-YIG nuclease family protein gives MKDFFVYILTNKSNEVLYIGVTNNLLRRVIEHKQKAIKGFSYKYNTDKLIYYEQFERSDFVIEREKTLKKWNRVWKNEHGNKINSEWKDLFYEIGGNDELLQKRLGFPLSRE, from the coding sequence ATGAAAGACTTCTTTGTTTATATCTTAACAAATAAATCGAATGAAGTTTTATATATTGGAGTTACTAATAATTTATTACGAAGGGTTATTGAACATAAACAAAAAGCTATAAAAGGGTTTTCGTATAAATACAATACGGATAAACTGATTTACTACGAACAGTTTGAAAGAAGCGATTTTGTTATTGAACGAGAAAAGACATTGAAGAAATGGAATAGAGTCTGGAAAAATGAACACGGTAATAAGATTAATTCAGAATGGAAAGATTTATTTTATGAAATTGGTGGAAATGATGAGCTATTACAAAAGAGGCTGGGATTCCCGCTTTCGCGGGAATGA
- a CDS encoding M48 family metallopeptidase: MEDYSEYQSKEQLAKKYAKTRRILSLTSTVIFFAVVLILLFTGLSKNISAIAYEYSANDYIALLIFVAIIGIGESIITFPIGFYSDYILEHKYGMSNQTIGGYFKEKLKGLVLGLALGIPLLLLFYYILSNTGDNWWLVFGCILFLFTVIIGQLAPVLIMPLFYKFRPIENENIKSRLIDLCKKTGVMVKGIFVFDMSKNTKKANAAFTGMGKTKRIILGDTLLNNFTEDEIETVFAHEMGHYTRKHIIKLVAVSTILTFGGLYLTALLYKSSLSFFGFTQIYEIAALPLLFLYLSLYSLVTSPITNILSRKFEWEADTYALEVTKNNTAYISALEKLADQNLAEKEPNRFIEFLFHSHPSLSKRIDFARNFRS; this comes from the coding sequence ATGGAAGATTATTCCGAATATCAAAGCAAAGAACAATTAGCAAAAAAATATGCTAAGACCAGGAGAATACTATCATTAACTTCTACGGTTATATTTTTTGCGGTAGTTTTAATTTTACTATTCACAGGTTTATCAAAAAATATTTCAGCGATAGCTTATGAGTATTCAGCAAATGATTATATTGCTCTTTTAATTTTTGTTGCTATAATCGGAATCGGTGAAAGCATCATTACATTCCCAATCGGTTTTTATTCCGATTACATTCTCGAACATAAATACGGAATGTCAAATCAAACCATCGGTGGTTACTTTAAAGAAAAATTAAAAGGTTTGGTCTTAGGATTAGCATTAGGAATTCCGCTTTTACTGCTCTTTTATTATATATTAAGCAACACGGGTGATAATTGGTGGCTTGTATTTGGATGTATTCTATTTTTGTTCACAGTTATAATTGGACAGCTTGCTCCGGTTTTAATTATGCCTCTGTTTTATAAATTCAGACCCATCGAAAATGAAAACATCAAAAGCCGGTTAATTGATTTATGTAAAAAAACAGGTGTTATGGTGAAAGGCATATTTGTGTTTGATATGAGCAAAAATACAAAAAAAGCCAATGCCGCATTTACAGGAATGGGCAAAACGAAACGAATTATTTTAGGCGATACTCTGTTAAATAATTTTACTGAAGATGAGATAGAAACTGTATTTGCTCACGAAATGGGGCATTATACGAGAAAACATATAATAAAGCTTGTTGCTGTTTCAACCATTTTAACTTTCGGAGGGTTGTATCTTACAGCGCTTTTATACAAATCTTCTTTATCTTTTTTCGGTTTTACGCAAATATATGAAATAGCTGCTTTACCTTTATTGTTTTTATATTTAAGTTTATATAGTCTTGTTACTTCACCGATTACGAATATTCTTTCGAGAAAATTTGAGTGGGAAGCTGATACTTACGCACTTGAAGTTACAAAAAATAATACTGCTTACATTTCTGCTTTAGAAAAACTGGCAGACCAGAATCTTGCAGAAAAAGAACCCAACAGATTCATCGAGTTTCTTTTTCATTCGCATCCATCCTTATCAAAGAGGATTGATTTTGCAAGAAATTTCAGGTCATAA
- a CDS encoding CBS domain-containing protein, translating to MKTLKDLLKGDRIHYVNKGTPVIDVIKFMDLHNVGAVPVLNEEKRLIGIFSERDLLRRVIVNEMNLYDTIVDDVMTKEVIVIEAHDSPEQALQVMKQKNFRHLPIIEDKTLIGILSIKDLMLHDLGEKTEQIKQLNTFIQYAG from the coding sequence ATGAAAACACTTAAAGATTTATTGAAAGGTGACAGGATTCATTATGTTAACAAAGGAACACCTGTTATAGACGTAATTAAATTTATGGATTTGCACAACGTAGGCGCAGTTCCTGTTCTTAACGAAGAAAAACGATTGATAGGGATTTTTTCAGAGCGTGATTTGTTGCGACGCGTAATTGTAAATGAGATGAACTTATACGATACGATTGTAGATGACGTAATGACCAAAGAAGTAATTGTAATCGAGGCGCATGATTCACCGGAACAGGCATTGCAGGTTATGAAACAAAAGAATTTCCGGCACCTTCCTATAATAGAGGATAAAACATTGATCGGGATTTTATCCATTAAGGATCTTATGTTGCATGACCTCGGTGAAAAAACCGAACAGATAAAACAGCTGAATACTTTTATTCAATACGCGGGTTAG
- a CDS encoding flippase, which yields MIKANLKNISYQTSAQIIPRALMFVFTFYIAGVLGSEEYGKYDFALSFGYLIGVFYELGGNIILTKHVARGLYSSFAYSLKFRLASIIIAIVVTFAVLNLFGLYSNNITNILYALIGIAFSSLMNLYFAFFRGISKMSYEAIVLIIQKVIFIASAFALIMINKTASNVLMSFCLSMLIAWMIILLIFNKKKHNFDFTNDEKKIQFRDYIKDVMSLALVEVFSIIYFRVTQIILEAHQGFDAVGVYGASYKFVEVFTNIPAILMIVLFPNFARLSVENMPEFKTQFKKVLLLLCSLGAIAVLICWFFGEMFFSLLGSDYADSYIVLRYMTLALFIIYPNYLLSQSLIALDKNLKYAFILSLVLIFNVALGIILVPQYSVYGSALSVGICEFIIFVLSLIMINKEFKSRLAKQR from the coding sequence TTGATTAAAGCAAATTTAAAAAATATTTCTTACCAGACATCGGCACAAATTATACCACGAGCGTTGATGTTTGTGTTCACGTTTTATATTGCGGGAGTTCTCGGCAGTGAGGAATACGGAAAATATGATTTTGCTTTATCGTTCGGATATTTAATCGGCGTTTTTTATGAGCTTGGCGGTAATATTATTCTCACTAAGCATGTTGCCCGGGGACTTTATTCAAGTTTTGCTTACTCGCTTAAATTCCGCCTTGCTTCGATAATAATTGCAATAGTTGTAACATTTGCTGTATTGAACCTATTTGGGTTATACAGCAACAACATTACAAATATCCTGTATGCTCTAATCGGAATTGCATTCAGCTCGCTGATGAATTTATATTTTGCTTTCTTCAGAGGAATAAGCAAAATGAGCTATGAAGCAATTGTTCTCATTATACAAAAAGTTATCTTTATAGCTTCTGCGTTTGCATTGATAATGATAAACAAAACAGCGTCGAATGTTTTGATGTCGTTTTGTTTAAGCATGCTCATTGCATGGATGATAATTTTGCTAATTTTTAATAAGAAAAAGCATAATTTTGATTTTACAAATGATGAAAAGAAAATTCAGTTCAGGGATTATATAAAAGACGTTATGTCTCTCGCTCTTGTTGAGGTTTTTTCGATTATATATTTCAGGGTAACACAGATTATCCTCGAAGCACATCAGGGATTTGATGCTGTGGGAGTTTACGGAGCTTCATATAAATTTGTTGAAGTATTTACAAATATACCGGCAATTTTAATGATAGTATTGTTTCCGAACTTTGCAAGATTATCCGTCGAGAATATGCCTGAATTTAAAACTCAGTTTAAAAAAGTTTTGCTTCTGCTGTGTTCATTAGGTGCAATTGCAGTTTTAATCTGCTGGTTTTTCGGTGAAATGTTTTTTTCACTGCTCGGAAGCGACTATGCAGATTCATATATAGTATTGAGATACATGACATTGGCATTATTCATAATTTATCCAAACTATCTGCTTTCGCAATCATTGATTGCACTGGATAAAAATTTGAAATACGCCTTTATTTTGAGCCTGGTGCTTATATTCAATGTAGCGCTTGGAATAATTCTTGTTCCTCAATACAGTGTTTACGGTTCGGCTTTATCCGTGGGAATTTGCGAGTTCATAATTTTTGTTTTAAGCTTAATAATGATAAATAAAGAATTTAAATCACGTCTTGCTAAACAGAGATAA
- a CDS encoding PrsW family intramembrane metalloprotease, translated as MDLFLAVASLFAAVIPMFAYLMIIWWMDRNEREPFWLILLNFFWGATGAIFLAILGSIIFQIPLNVLIESVADGDPSELLDLSGAVITAPLVEEFTKGIFLVLMSMTKRFDGVVDGVVYGGAIGLGFGMTENFMYFLFYGTTPVSWVMIVIIRTLFSAVMHCLAQASFGAFLGYAKFKPFIYKIILIPTGYFLAVFLHFVWNLTVSFEETTLVGFAFLVLYLMAIVAVFQIALYLESKTIAKELHDESLQGVIHKDHLHYLPYVTRRNSRGWLPPKVNQKEYIRLSVKLALRKYQHRNISGSKKTEYWKEVELHRYKIQMIYYHAGLPYNNIPQENKS; from the coding sequence ATGGACTTATTCTTAGCAGTAGCATCGTTATTTGCCGCCGTCATTCCTATGTTCGCCTATTTAATGATAATATGGTGGATGGACAGGAACGAACGCGAACCTTTCTGGCTTATACTCCTGAATTTTTTCTGGGGAGCAACGGGAGCGATTTTTCTTGCAATTCTCGGAAGCATAATTTTCCAGATCCCTTTGAACGTTTTAATAGAAAGCGTTGCAGACGGCGACCCAAGTGAGCTTCTTGACTTATCGGGTGCGGTAATCACTGCTCCTTTGGTTGAAGAATTCACAAAAGGAATTTTTCTTGTGTTAATGTCGATGACAAAAAGATTTGACGGCGTCGTTGATGGTGTAGTTTATGGCGGTGCAATAGGGCTTGGATTCGGAATGACGGAGAACTTTATGTATTTTCTTTTTTACGGAACAACCCCTGTAAGCTGGGTGATGATTGTTATAATAAGAACTTTATTCTCCGCGGTAATGCACTGTCTTGCGCAGGCATCGTTCGGAGCTTTCCTCGGGTATGCTAAGTTTAAGCCGTTCATATATAAAATAATATTGATTCCGACAGGATATTTTCTTGCTGTATTTTTACATTTTGTATGGAACCTGACAGTAAGTTTTGAAGAAACAACTTTAGTGGGATTTGCATTTTTGGTTTTATATCTTATGGCAATCGTTGCTGTGTTCCAGATTGCACTTTATCTCGAAAGCAAAACAATTGCAAAGGAGCTTCATGATGAATCTTTACAGGGAGTAATTCACAAAGACCATTTGCACTATCTTCCTTACGTAACTCGCAGGAACAGTCGAGGATGGCTTCCCCCAAAAGTTAACCAGAAAGAATACATACGGCTTTCGGTTAAGCTTGCTTTAAGAAAGTATCAGCACAGAAATATTTCCGGCAGCAAAAAAACTGAGTATTGGAAAGAAGTCGAACTGCACCGTTATAAAATTCAGATGATTTATTATCATGCGGGCTTGCCGTATAATAATATACCGCAAGAAAATAAATCATGA